DNA sequence from the Brachybacterium avium genome:
GGTGCTGCTGGCCTGGCTGGTGACTCGGGCGGTGGACTCCCCGGTGCGCCGCTCACGCTGGCTCGAGGCACGCCCCTGGCGGGCGCTGACCGCGATCGCGCTGAGCTTCGCCCTGGTGGCCGGCGCGGCAGGCGGCTGGTGGACGGTCCTGCACCGCACCGCGGCACAGCCCCCGGTGGCGGCGGGGCCGAGCCTGGCGACCGATGAGGTCGCCACCATCGCCCCGCCCGATATCCGTCCCTACGGCTGGCAGCTGGGGTCCCAGTGGCCCGACCTGCCCGAGCGCTGCGGCGGCCCCTGGAAGCCGGAGCGGAGCTTCCGCCACGTGAACTGCCAGCAGCTGCTGCCGGGCGATGCCGACGCTTCCGAGACCATCGTGGTGGTGGGAAGCTCCCACGCCCGCCAGTTCATCCCTGCGCTCATCCCCTGGGCGGAGGAGAACGACCTGCAGATCGTGAACCTCTCGATGGACGGGTGCGGCTACCTCGCCGGCACCGAGCGGTACCCGTACTGCGCGGGCTACGACGACTACGTCCTGGAATATCTGGAGGCGGTCCAGCCCTCGACCGTGCTGACCACGGTGACCCTCACCGATGCCGACAGCCCTGCGGAGACTCTCCCCGAGGGCACGGAGGGGGCGATCCAGAAGCTGCTGGACCGCGGCATCGACGTGCTCGCCGTCCGCGACACCCCCCGCTGGGAGGTGGACCAGTACCAGTGCGCGGAGGCGGTGATCGATGACGGCGGCACCCCGGCCGAGGCGGACGACGCCTGCGGGGCCGATGTCGAGGACAAGCTGGCCCCCGCGAACCCGGCCGCTCCGCTCGCCGCGCTCGACGGTCCGGACGCTGCGGTGACCCTGCTCGATCTCACACCGCAGATCTGTCCCGCCGAACGCTGCTCCCCGGTGCTCGGCGAGGTCTACGTCTACATGGATGACAACCATATGACCAGGCTCTTCGTCGAGGAGACGCTGGCTGCAGCGGTCACGGAGGAGCTCGAGCCGGCGGCCGGCTGATCCGGGCCCGTCCGCGCCCCGGGCCGCTGCGCACCGCGTCCATGGTTCCTGTGCACCGCGACGGCTACGATGTGCCCGTTCCCGGGGCGCTCGCGCCCGCTCGAGCAGGAAGCAGGTGCACACCGCGTGGACATCCTGAGGATCCTCGCGACCCTGGGCGCGGCGCTGCTGGTGCTCGGTGCTCCCGGGCTGCCGTCGGTGCTCGCGCTCCGGCTGCGGCCGCTGACCGCCGTCGCCGCGGCCGTCCCGTTCTCGCTGCTGATGGCCGCGATCGCCGCCGAGGTCGGGCACCTGCTCGGGATCCCCTGGACGATCGTCTCCCCGCTGCTGCTGGGGCTGGCGGTGGGTGCGGCGCTGTGGCTGCCGGGCCGCCGCCGGGCACGGGCGACGCCGGCCGATGACCCCTCGCCCGCACCGAACAAGGAGGCGACGCACCCGGCCACGGGCCTCCTGTCCCGCCGTCGCGGCCGCGCCGGCGCGCTGCTGATCGGCGCGCTGCTCGGCGGTGGCCTGCTGCTGGCGCGGGTGCTGCCGATGATGGGCGGGGTCTTCGCGGTCAACCAGACCTACGACAACGTCTTCCACCTCAATGCGGTGCGCCACATCCTGCGGCTCCAGGACGCGTCCGCCTGGATCGTCGGCGGGATGACCGCCCTGCCGGGCGAGGAGACCTATTACCCCGCGGCCTGGCACCAGCTGGTCAGTCTCGTCGTGCAGATCTCCGGCCAGGGGATCCCGCTGGCCTCCAACGTGGTGATGCTGCTGCTGGCCGCCGTGGTGTGGCCGGTGGGGCTGATGGTCCTGATGCGCACCTGCACCACGGCCGGGCCGGTGGGATGGATCGCCGCGGGCACGCTGGCCGGTGTCACCGGGGCGTTCCCGGTGGCGCTGATGTACTGGGGCATCGTGCTGCCGTACTTCCTCTCCATGACGATGATGCCGCTGGTGGTGGTCGTGGTGGCCCATCTGGCGGGGCTGGCTCCGCGCTCCGGGCAGCAGCTGAGCGGCGTCCAGCTCGCCGTGCTGCTGCCGGTGATCTGCGGGGCCGTGACGCTCGCCCATCCGCAGGGGGTGTTCGTGGGCATGGTGCTGGGACTGCCGATCCTGGTCTGGGGGACTCTGGCCCGGGCTCGTGAACGGTTCTCCCCCTCCGCCGTGCCGGGCCACCGCCTGTGGCCGCTCACGGTGCTCACGGTCGTGGCGCTGGCCGGCTCGGCGATGATCTGGCTGCGGTTCCGGCCCCCGGAGTCCTCTGCGGTCTGGGAGCCGAACGCCTCGCGGAAGGAGGCGATCGGGCAGGCGATCTCGCTGGCCCCCAACGCCACCCCCACCTCCATCCCGCTGGGCCTGGTGATGCTGGGCTGCGCTGTCGCGGTGCTGCTGCTGTCCCGTTCCCGCTGGCTGCTGGCCCCCTGGCTCGCGGCCGCGGCGATGTCCGCTCTGACCCGCAGCACCCCGGTGGGCGATCTGCGATACCTCCTGTTCGGCAACTGGTACACGGACAACAACCGGACCACGGCCATCATCGCCGTCGCCGCGATCCCGGTGCTGGCCCTCGGCATCGAGAGCCTCCAGCGCTGGGCGGGGCACCATCGGCCAGCGCTCTCCGGGCCCCCGGGGCAGGTGGCCGCGGCGGCGGTCGCCGTGTCGGTGCTGGCGCTGGGGATGCTCTCCCCCGGGGCCCGCGTCAACCAGTGGTTCTTCGAGTCGGCCTGGCAGACCAGCGGGCTGCTCTCCGCCGACGAGCGCGCGCTGCTCGAACAGCTGCCCGAGGTGGTCCCCGAGGATGCGGTGATCGCCACCAACGCCTGGAACGGCAGCTCGCTCGCCTATGCCATCTCCGATCGGCCGGTGCTCAACACCTATATGGGCTTCCAGGCGGAGCCCGAGGTGCACCTGCTCAATGCCGAGCTCGACGAGGCCCGCACGAACCCCGAGGTCTGCGACGCCGCCGAGGAGCTGAACGTCGAATACGCCCTGGACTTCGGCCCGCAGGAGATCCATGGACGCTCCGCCAGCTACACCGGCCTCAACGAGATCTCCGAGACCGGCGCCGCCGAGGTGGTGCTGCAGGTGGGCGAGGCGAAGCTGCTGCGCATGCTCCCCTGCCGCGGCACCGATGGTTCAATGAACCCGTGACTCCCCACTCTGCCGCCGCACCGTCCGCCCGCGCCCGGGCCACCACCCTCGACCTGGGCGACTTCGTCTCCGCCTCCCCCTCCTCCTTCCACGCGGTGCAGGAGGCCGCCCGCCGGCTGCGCGCGGCCGGCTTCTCCCCGCTGCAGGAATCCGCCGACTGGGCGGCGGCGGATGTCGCCGGGGCCCGGTACGTGATCCGCGACGGGGCGCTGATCGCCTGGGTCACCCCGGAGGGGGCCGACGCCACGACGCCGTGGCGGATCGTCGGCTCCCACACGGACTCCCCCGCGCTGAAGCTGAAGCCGAATCCCGAGCTGGGCCGCGAGAACCTCTCGCAGGTGGGGGTCGAGGTCTACGGCGGGCCGCTGCTGAACTCCTGGCTGGACCGCGAGCTGCGTCTGGCCGGGCTGCTCACGCTGCGTGATGGTCGCCGCGCCCTGGTGTCCACGCCGCCGGTGCTGCGGGTGCCGCAGCTCGCGGTCCACCTGGACCGGGCAGTGAACAAGGAGGGCCTGCAGCTCGATCCGCAGCGGCACCTGCAGCCGATCCTGGGGATCGGGGAGGTGGACGTGCGGGAGCTGCTGGCCGCGCATGCCGTGCCGCTGGACGGGACCGGGCACCTGGTCGAGGACAGCGCCGGGACGGATCCGGTCGACCCCGGCGACATCGTCGGCTTCGACGTGCTCACGGTCGACGCCCAGGCGCCGGCGCTGTTCGGTGCGCACGAGGAGTTCCTGGCCTCCGCCCGGCTGGACAACCTCAGCTCCGTGCACGCCGAGGTCCAGGCGCTGATCACGGTCGCTGACGGCGACGGTCTTCCCGCGCCCGCCGGGCCCGAGCCGATCGCCATGATGATCGCCAACGACCACGAGGAGGTGGGCTCGGCCACCCGGTCCGGCGCCGCCGGGCCGTTCCTCGAGGACGTGCTGGTGCGGATGCACGCCGCGCTCGGCGGGGACGAGGCCTCGCGCCGTCGTGCCTTCACCTCCTCGATGGTGCTCTCGGCCGATGCCGGCCATGCCGCCCACCCGAACTACCCCGAGCGCCACGACCCGGTGACCCGTCCGCGACTGGGCGACGGGCCGATGCTGAAGATCAACGCGCAGCAGCGGTACGCGACCGATGCGGTGGGCATCGCGGCCTTCGCGGCGGCCTGCGAGCGCGCCGGGGTGCCGCATCAGCATTTCGTCTCGCACAATGCGATGCCGTGCGGCTCGACGATCGGGCCGCTGACCGCGACCCGGCTGGGGATGACCACGATCGATGTGGGCCTCACCCTGCTGTCGATGCATTCGGCGCGCGAGATGTGCGCGACCGCGGATCCGCTGCTGCTGCAGCAGGCCTGCGCCGCGTTCCTGCGCGGCTGAGGGAGCGCCCCGGACCCGTGACCTCCGCTCCTCCTGCTGTCGGCGCGCCCGCCGCCGCCTCCGACCCGGCCCCCACCACCGGCGCGGGCCGCTTCCGCCCCGAGCTGCACGGCGTGCGCGGCCTCGCGATCGGCCTCGTGGTGCTTTACCACGTCTGGTTCGACCGGGTCTCCGGCGGGGTGGACGTGTTCCTGTTCCTCTCCTCCTTCCTGCTGGTGGGCACGTTCCTGCGGCGCGTGGATGCCGGACGGCCGACGGCACCGGCGGCGTACTGGGGGCGCACCTTCAAGCGGCTGCTGCCGCCCACCGCAGTGGTGGTCCTGGCGACCCTCGCCGGGGTCCGCCTGGTGCTGCCGCCCGAGCGCTGGATGACCGCGATCACCGACGCGATCGGCTCCCTCCTGCACGTGGAGAACTGGGTGCTGATCAGACGGGGCGTGGACTACTACGCCGCGGAGGAGGCCGGGCCCTCCGCCTTCCAGCATTTCTGGTCCCTGTCGATCCAGGGGCAGGTGTTCCTGGCCTGGCCGCTGCTGATCGCGCTCGCGGTGCTCCTCGCGCGCCTGCTGCGCCTCCGTGCCCGTGCCGTGCTCGCGCTCCTCTTCGCCGCGGTGCTGGTGGTGTCCTTCGCCTGGTCGGTCGTCTCGACCGCGTCCCAGCAGGAGGTCGCCTACTTCGACACCCTCGCCCGACTGTGGGAGTTCGCGGCCGGCTCCCTGCTGGGCCTCGCGCTGCCGTGGTGGGAACAGTGGGCGCAAGGGAGAGCCCCACACCGCGCCCGCCGTGGACGACACCGGGCCAGCGGGTCCGCTGCCGGATCGCTCTCGCCGTTCCCCCTGCCCCTCCGCGTGGTCGGGGCCTGGGTGGGGATCCTCGCCCTGGTCTCCTGCGGTCTGCTGGTGGACGTCCAGGGCGCCTTCCCGGGCTGGATCGCCGCCTGGCCGCTCGCGGCGGCCGCACTGGTGCTGATCGCCGGCACGACCGGGCATCCGCTGAGCGTGGACCGGGTTCTCTCGACCCGCCCCGCGGTGGTGCTCGGGGACATCTCCTACGGGCTTTACCTCGTCCACTGGCCGCTGCTGATCCTCTACCTCGCGTGGACGGGGAAGGAGCGCGCCGGACCGTTCGACGGGCTGGCGCTGATCTCGCTCTCCCTGCTCCTGGCCTGGCTGCTGACACGCCTGGTCGACACCCCGGTGCGGCGCTGGCCGTGGGCGAGCGCGAAGCCCTGGCGGGCCGGGGCCGTGGCGCTGACCTGCCTGGTGCTGTCGCTCTCGCCGGTGATCGCCTCCCAGCAGCACCTGCTGGCCGCCGAGCGCGAGGCGGAGGCCCGCGCCGTGGCCGACAATCCCGGCGCCCGGGTGCTGGATCCCGAGTTCACCGTGCATCCCGACGCGGACCCCGATGCCGAGCCGCTGCCGTCCCTCGCCGCTCTCCCCGGCGACTGGGTGCTGGGCGATGGTCTGTGCTCGGGCGATCGGGAGCCTCGGGCCGAGGTCGAGCCGAAGCGGAACTCCTGCGGCGTCGTCGAGGGGGAACCGGGCGGCAAGGTCGTGGTCAGCGTCGGCAGCTCGCGGATGGAGCAGTTCACCGGTGCCCTCATCCCGCTCGCCGAGCAGAACGGCTGGACCCTGATCACGCTCTGGAAGGGCGGCTGCCTCTACGCCCCGGACGCGCAGGTCTCCGAGGAGTGCGATGCCTGGAGCGCGAAGGCGCAAACCTATCTCGAGCGGATCTCCCCCGACGCGGTGGTCGTGCACTCCACCTTCCTGACGCCGGAGCGCGCGGAGGTGATCACTCCGGGCCTGGATGCCACGCTGGCGGACCTCACTGCCACGGGCATCGACGTGATCGCGCTGCGGGACATGCCCCGGATGGACCTGCACCAGGGCACCTGTGTGCGGGAGAAGGGCGCGGACTCTCCCGAGTGCGCGCCCCCGATCCCCGAGGACCTGACCGCCGAGCGGCCCGATGCGGCCCTGCTCGCCGCTCAGACCGAGGGCGTCCACCCGATCGAGATCAACGACCTGGTATGCCCCGAGGGCGTGTGCACCCCGGTGATCGGCAACGTGAGGGTCTCCATCGATCCGGACCACATCTCGGCGACCTACGCCGAGTCGATGCAGGACCAGGTCGACGCGAGGCTCCGCGAGGCGGGCTGGCGGTGGTGAGCGGCGCTCAGCCGGCGGTGCCGGCCTCACCGGCCGCAGCCTGGGCACGCCTCCCGATCGCCCGCACCGCCTCGACGGCCTCGACCGCCCGGGCCACGGCCGGATGGTCGGGTCCGTGCTCGCGCCGCGCGTCCTTGAGCAGCTCCTCGACCTGGTAGTACGAATCGTCGAGGTGCCCGGCCTCCGCTGTGGCCTCGGCCAGCTCGCAGCGCAGCTCGATGGCCTCGGGGCTGAGCGATTCGCCGTGCTCGAGCAGGTCCAGCAGGCGGCGGGTGGCGTCATGGACTCGCTGCTGAGGGGTGCTCATCGGGGGCTCCTGGGGATCTCGCGGGACGGTGACGCGGTGGGGCCCCGATCCTACGTCGGAACCTGCTGCGGGCGCGTCGTCGGCGGCCGCCCGGCGCAGTACTCTGAGCAGGATATGGAGATCAATCCCCTCGAGTCGCGTCTGCGCATGCTGCAGCAGATCGACGGGGTCCAGATGCAGCGCGAGGCGACTCCCGACGAGGAGACCGCCGGCTGTCCCGGCTGCCCGTACTTCTGGACCTGCCCGGTGCCGCATCGCGGCGAAGAGGTCCGCGCCCCGGCGGAGATCGAGGTCGAGGACGTCCAGGAGGCGCTGGGCCCGCGCCGTGCGTACAGCCCGCGCGATGAGTCCGATATCGGCTGGACCGACGTCTGGGTGGACGAGGAGGGTCTCCCGATCGACCCGGAGGACCTGCCCGCCGAGCAGGACAGCGAGGACGAGCAGGTCGCCGCGGACGAGGCCCCCGCTCCCCGCCGCCGGCGCGGCCTGTTCCGCCGCCGCTGAGCTCACGCCCGGTCCGCGGTGACCGCCGTCCGTCCGTGCCCGGTCAGTCGGCCGGAGTCTGCGCTCCCGGCCCGTGGCCGACCGGGCAGCGGTCGCCGCGCAGCGCCACCCGGGCGAGGTCCGAGGCGGAGAGGCGGCTGACGGGCGCGAGCTCGGGTGCGGGCTCGTCCAGCAGCCCCTCGCTGCGCGGCGGCACCGTGCGATCCACCCGCATCCAGCCGGCGGGCATCGGCGCACTGACGTCCTCGTCGGGCTCCTGGGTGCCCGAGGTGAGCTGCTGACCGGCGGAGATGTCGATGCCGAAGATGGTGTGGAAGGCCTCGACGTAGGCATCGGCGAAGCCGGTCTCCGCGAGGTGCCGGGCGCGTTCGGCGGGCTGGTGCATCACCCGGGCGAGGATGCGGCGCACCGAGCGCTCGAGCTGGTCGGCGGTCTCACCGGCGACGTCGCGGCGCAGTCGGTCGATCTCCCCGTCGGCCGCATCGAAGACCTCCCGGCGCAGGGCGGCCATCGCCGGGTCGATCCGGCGCACCTCCTGCTGCAGGCGGAAGGCCTCGACGTTCTCGGCGACGATCGCGCCGGCGGTGCGCAGTGCCGGATCGGCCTGCGCGTCGGTGCCGAGCTTGAGGTCCTGGAGCCCGAGCACGGTGACGCCCTTCAGGTGCCGCACCAGGGGGTGCAGATCCGAGTGCAGCGCGAGGTCGAGCACCACGGTGCGGCCGGCGCTGAGGAACTGCTCGGGGAACAGGGAGGTGCCGCGCCCGGAGCAGGCGAGCACCAGATCGGCCGCGTGCAGGGAGCGCTCGAGGTCGGCCGGTTCGACGACCTGGACGCCGTGGCGCTCCGCGAAGCCGGCGGCCCGGCCCGAGGGGGAGAACACCCGCACGTCGCCCACCCCGCGGCGCGCCAGCTCCGCGAGCCCGAGGCGGGCATAGGCGCCGGTGCCGACGATCAGCACGCTGCGACCGGCGAAGCCGCCGAGCTCGATCTCGGCCCGGTCCACCGCGACGGTGGCGCCGCTGCGCCCGGCCGCGCCGACCGGCGCCTGGGTGGCGACGGACTTCGCACAGCGGAAGCCGTGCTGGAAGAGGTCGTGGAGCATCGAGGTGGTGCGGCCCGCGCGGCGCGCCGTCTCGTAGGAC
Encoded proteins:
- a CDS encoding DUF6541 family protein: MDILRILATLGAALLVLGAPGLPSVLALRLRPLTAVAAAVPFSLLMAAIAAEVGHLLGIPWTIVSPLLLGLAVGAALWLPGRRRARATPADDPSPAPNKEATHPATGLLSRRRGRAGALLIGALLGGGLLLARVLPMMGGVFAVNQTYDNVFHLNAVRHILRLQDASAWIVGGMTALPGEETYYPAAWHQLVSLVVQISGQGIPLASNVVMLLLAAVVWPVGLMVLMRTCTTAGPVGWIAAGTLAGVTGAFPVALMYWGIVLPYFLSMTMMPLVVVVVAHLAGLAPRSGQQLSGVQLAVLLPVICGAVTLAHPQGVFVGMVLGLPILVWGTLARARERFSPSAVPGHRLWPLTVLTVVALAGSAMIWLRFRPPESSAVWEPNASRKEAIGQAISLAPNATPTSIPLGLVMLGCAVAVLLLSRSRWLLAPWLAAAAMSALTRSTPVGDLRYLLFGNWYTDNNRTTAIIAVAAIPVLALGIESLQRWAGHHRPALSGPPGQVAAAAVAVSVLALGMLSPGARVNQWFFESAWQTSGLLSADERALLEQLPEVVPEDAVIATNAWNGSSLAYAISDRPVLNTYMGFQAEPEVHLLNAELDEARTNPEVCDAAEELNVEYALDFGPQEIHGRSASYTGLNEISETGAAEVVLQVGEAKLLRMLPCRGTDGSMNP
- a CDS encoding M18 family aminopeptidase, with amino-acid sequence MTPHSAAAPSARARATTLDLGDFVSASPSSFHAVQEAARRLRAAGFSPLQESADWAAADVAGARYVIRDGALIAWVTPEGADATTPWRIVGSHTDSPALKLKPNPELGRENLSQVGVEVYGGPLLNSWLDRELRLAGLLTLRDGRRALVSTPPVLRVPQLAVHLDRAVNKEGLQLDPQRHLQPILGIGEVDVRELLAAHAVPLDGTGHLVEDSAGTDPVDPGDIVGFDVLTVDAQAPALFGAHEEFLASARLDNLSSVHAEVQALITVADGDGLPAPAGPEPIAMMIANDHEEVGSATRSGAAGPFLEDVLVRMHAALGGDEASRRRAFTSSMVLSADAGHAAHPNYPERHDPVTRPRLGDGPMLKINAQQRYATDAVGIAAFAAACERAGVPHQHFVSHNAMPCGSTIGPLTATRLGMTTIDVGLTLLSMHSAREMCATADPLLLQQACAAFLRG
- a CDS encoding acyltransferase family protein, translated to MTSAPPAVGAPAAASDPAPTTGAGRFRPELHGVRGLAIGLVVLYHVWFDRVSGGVDVFLFLSSFLLVGTFLRRVDAGRPTAPAAYWGRTFKRLLPPTAVVVLATLAGVRLVLPPERWMTAITDAIGSLLHVENWVLIRRGVDYYAAEEAGPSAFQHFWSLSIQGQVFLAWPLLIALAVLLARLLRLRARAVLALLFAAVLVVSFAWSVVSTASQQEVAYFDTLARLWEFAAGSLLGLALPWWEQWAQGRAPHRARRGRHRASGSAAGSLSPFPLPLRVVGAWVGILALVSCGLLVDVQGAFPGWIAAWPLAAAALVLIAGTTGHPLSVDRVLSTRPAVVLGDISYGLYLVHWPLLILYLAWTGKERAGPFDGLALISLSLLLAWLLTRLVDTPVRRWPWASAKPWRAGAVALTCLVLSLSPVIASQQHLLAAEREAEARAVADNPGARVLDPEFTVHPDADPDAEPLPSLAALPGDWVLGDGLCSGDREPRAEVEPKRNSCGVVEGEPGGKVVVSVGSSRMEQFTGALIPLAEQNGWTLITLWKGGCLYAPDAQVSEECDAWSAKAQTYLERISPDAVVVHSTFLTPERAEVITPGLDATLADLTATGIDVIALRDMPRMDLHQGTCVREKGADSPECAPPIPEDLTAERPDAALLAAQTEGVHPIEINDLVCPEGVCTPVIGNVRVSIDPDHISATYAESMQDQVDARLREAGWRW
- a CDS encoding glutamyl-tRNA reductase; the encoded protein is MLAALRASHEHLDLEVLDALTRGADSLPAVIDEIRDERVTAGTDPVIAGEVVVSTCNRLEIYLDTDRFHEGVDLVVDAVARTSGLDREVVSLCFEAAMDAPVPQHLYEVTSGLRSLVLGEAEIAGQVRQSYETARRAGRTTSMLHDLFQHGFRCAKSVATQAPVGAAGRSGATVAVDRAEIELGGFAGRSVLIVGTGAYARLGLAELARRGVGDVRVFSPSGRAAGFAERHGVQVVEPADLERSLHAADLVLACSGRGTSLFPEQFLSAGRTVVLDLALHSDLHPLVRHLKGVTVLGLQDLKLGTDAQADPALRTAGAIVAENVEAFRLQQEVRRIDPAMAALRREVFDAADGEIDRLRRDVAGETADQLERSVRRILARVMHQPAERARHLAETGFADAYVEAFHTIFGIDISAGQQLTSGTQEPDEDVSAPMPAGWMRVDRTVPPRSEGLLDEPAPELAPVSRLSASDLARVALRGDRCPVGHGPGAQTPAD